One window of the Acidobacteriota bacterium genome contains the following:
- a CDS encoding carboxypeptidase regulatory-like domain-containing protein, translating into MHLAGWTTALAQTVTGTVVGQVIDPDQKPLAEVVVRLTNLINGFVYAQRTTRDGLYRIELLPAGRYLITAEKEGFQPAAIAEFVVEVNREKLIKPPPIQLLPGTSQQPVTQTQGITQVNGSDAALRWSSTSELIQGLPLAGLRTFDQLALLSPGVAPPPATLGSTGPGIGPGTGTAGQFSVNGQRSRSNTFTIDGSDNNDQEIGVRRQGYLMPVPVLVEGTAEVQVTTLLANTEAGRNAGGQINVVSMSGGNAVHGELHAFLTNASVNARDAFDLAGPGNPRKNPFTRSQTGGSVGVPLRPNQLQAFFAFERLELHQTQEHHFVVPTELERQRGLVLARNRSQLGRDILSPTFFPLPNHPGGPYGGNTLTQLLPASGEGTLVNARIDGRTHLFGYSSTANLRYALTDDSRTLPAVDQALHASVQARTRTHNLALILNTEVSPHFANQLRFSFGRTHLTFDELPDSPFVFQSSSTGQDLTGDGIPDGRSGPIGRLVLSPFSSLGVDPYTFPQTRATNTFQVADTGIWSGGRHTIKCGVDLRRVQLNSRLERNYRAQVAFTSGLIGLQDGTLRGASGVDFAAFGLPSDTSQSLALTPDPTLGLRLLELNLFYTHQLRLTPHISLEYGLRYERNTVPTDVTGRLERSLQVTPGDLPAFDPHAPFVQSFLKALQAQQQILAGRKKIFDADGNNLAFRIGVAWDLSKHGRTSLRGGYGMFYDPLLTTVVSQSRNAFPNFIPVNFGASVLFPNRLSANPAFLRLGDKLQQPLILPGTLNTIGLPSAQFVSGIGQVFTAGGFFVGSGFGAGITLPAKDLQSPLTHQYAVSLEHVIHHNLVASVALVGTHGRNLLRVRTPNGGQFSPIGLRLVPNADPLVVPLLRRPNPDLGPVTIFENSAASDYHAFQASLMQRFRQGLQFQMAYTYAHALDDVSDIFDVAGSSSLAQDETERGSSLRTERASANFDVRHRLTTAWVWPLPFRKWKVAQGMELSGIVTLQTGQPFTVITSLDPNLDGNRTDRLATTAGILIQNQGRTRVSLIPGLDPLTLVVPFNPLSPINGQVGRNTFRAAGVATLDLALTKSLALPHQHTLGLRIEAFNLMNRTHYGVPVRVLESPAFGSSVTASVPARTIQFALRYLF; encoded by the coding sequence TTGCATCTGGCGGGATGGACAACGGCTCTGGCTCAAACCGTTACGGGAACGGTTGTGGGCCAGGTAATTGACCCGGATCAAAAACCCCTGGCCGAGGTGGTTGTCCGCCTGACCAACCTGATCAACGGGTTTGTGTATGCCCAACGAACCACTCGGGATGGACTGTACCGAATTGAATTGCTCCCCGCCGGGCGGTATCTGATCACGGCTGAAAAAGAAGGGTTTCAACCAGCGGCAATTGCTGAATTTGTGGTTGAGGTCAACCGGGAAAAATTGATCAAACCGCCTCCGATTCAGCTTCTTCCAGGGACCAGCCAGCAACCCGTGACTCAAACCCAAGGCATCACCCAGGTGAATGGCAGCGACGCGGCCTTACGCTGGAGCAGTACTTCCGAATTGATCCAGGGTCTTCCGCTGGCTGGACTGCGCACCTTTGATCAACTGGCGTTGCTGTCACCTGGTGTGGCGCCACCACCAGCCACACTGGGGAGCACCGGCCCTGGAATCGGTCCTGGAACCGGCACGGCAGGTCAATTTTCAGTCAACGGTCAACGCAGCCGGAGCAATACTTTCACCATTGATGGTTCCGACAACAACGACCAGGAAATCGGCGTTCGACGGCAAGGGTACTTAATGCCGGTTCCGGTGCTGGTCGAGGGCACCGCCGAAGTTCAGGTCACCACGCTGCTCGCCAATACTGAAGCTGGCCGAAATGCCGGCGGCCAGATTAATGTCGTGTCCATGAGTGGCGGAAATGCAGTTCATGGCGAACTTCATGCCTTTTTGACCAACGCCTCCGTTAATGCCCGCGATGCCTTTGACCTTGCTGGGCCTGGAAATCCACGGAAAAACCCGTTCACCCGGAGCCAAACCGGCGGGTCGGTTGGGGTTCCCCTCCGTCCCAATCAGCTCCAGGCTTTTTTTGCATTTGAACGCCTGGAGTTGCATCAGACCCAGGAACATCATTTTGTGGTGCCCACCGAACTTGAACGCCAGCGCGGCCTGGTTCTGGCGAGGAACCGCAGTCAGTTGGGTCGGGATATCCTGTCGCCAACCTTTTTCCCATTGCCAAACCATCCGGGCGGTCCTTATGGCGGAAATACATTGACCCAACTGCTTCCGGCCTCAGGTGAAGGAACGCTTGTTAACGCCCGGATTGACGGACGGACACATCTGTTTGGATATTCCTCAACGGCCAATCTTCGATATGCCCTCACCGACGACAGCCGAACGCTTCCGGCGGTTGATCAGGCATTGCATGCCAGCGTCCAGGCCCGAACCCGAACCCACAATCTGGCTCTGATTTTGAATACTGAAGTTTCCCCCCACTTCGCCAATCAGTTGCGATTTTCGTTTGGACGGACCCACCTGACTTTTGACGAACTGCCTGACAGTCCATTTGTCTTTCAATCATCTTCAACCGGCCAGGATTTGACCGGTGATGGCATTCCGGATGGACGAAGCGGCCCAATTGGACGGCTCGTTCTCTCACCGTTTAGTTCACTTGGTGTTGATCCGTACACCTTTCCCCAAACCCGAGCGACAAATACCTTTCAAGTGGCTGACACCGGCATCTGGTCCGGTGGTCGCCACACAATCAAATGTGGCGTTGACCTGCGACGGGTCCAACTCAACAGCCGTCTGGAGCGAAATTATCGTGCCCAGGTGGCTTTTACTTCCGGCTTAATCGGATTGCAGGATGGCACCCTGCGTGGTGCCAGCGGCGTTGATTTTGCCGCTTTCGGGTTGCCCTCCGACACCTCGCAATCGCTGGCCTTGACCCCAGATCCAACCCTTGGCCTGCGGTTGCTTGAACTGAACCTGTTTTATACCCATCAACTCCGGTTGACGCCCCATATCTCGCTTGAATATGGCCTCCGATATGAACGAAACACGGTGCCGACCGATGTCACGGGAAGGCTTGAGCGGTCATTGCAGGTCACACCAGGGGATTTACCTGCGTTTGACCCGCACGCCCCGTTTGTTCAGAGTTTTCTGAAAGCCCTGCAGGCTCAGCAACAGATCTTGGCGGGTCGGAAAAAGATTTTTGACGCGGATGGAAATAACCTTGCATTCCGAATCGGTGTGGCCTGGGATCTTTCAAAACACGGACGAACGTCGCTCCGGGGTGGGTACGGCATGTTTTATGACCCACTCCTCACAACGGTGGTCAGCCAGTCGCGCAATGCCTTTCCAAATTTTATCCCGGTCAATTTCGGTGCTTCGGTGTTGTTTCCCAACCGATTGAGCGCCAACCCGGCGTTTTTGCGGCTGGGAGATAAACTGCAACAGCCGTTGATTTTGCCGGGAACGCTCAACACGATTGGGTTGCCTTCCGCTCAATTTGTTTCGGGGATCGGACAGGTTTTCACGGCTGGCGGTTTCTTTGTCGGGTCGGGCTTTGGCGCCGGAATCACGTTGCCGGCCAAAGATTTACAATCGCCGTTGACCCATCAGTATGCGGTTTCACTCGAACACGTCATCCACCACAACCTGGTGGCTAGCGTCGCACTGGTGGGCACTCACGGGCGCAACCTCCTGCGGGTGCGGACACCGAACGGTGGCCAGTTTTCCCCGATTGGGCTCAGGTTAGTGCCTAACGCAGACCCACTGGTGGTGCCATTGCTGAGACGGCCCAATCCGGATTTGGGACCCGTGACCATATTTGAGAACTCCGCCGCCAGCGATTATCACGCGTTTCAAGCCTCTTTGATGCAACGGTTTCGCCAGGGTCTTCAGTTTCAGATGGCCTACACCTATGCGCATGCGCTGGATGATGTGTCAGATATTTTTGACGTGGCAGGAAGTTCGTCACTGGCACAAGATGAAACTGAACGGGGTTCGTCACTGCGAACTGAACGCGCAAGTGCAAATTTTGACGTGCGCCATCGGCTAACGACGGCCTGGGTATGGCCGCTTCCCTTTCGAAAATGGAAGGTCGCACAGGGGATGGAACTGTCGGGCATTGTGACACTGCAAACGGGACAGCCATTTACGGTTATCACCAGCCTGGACCCGAATCTGGATGGCAATCGAACCGACCGGCTGGCAACCACCGCTGGGATCCTGATCCAAAACCAGGGCCGAACACGGGTGTCTCTGATTCCGGGCCTGGATCCGCTGACACTGGTGGTTCCATTCAATCCGCTTTCGCCCATCAACGGCCAGGTTGGACGCAATACCTTTCGGGCTGCGGGCGTGGCCACCCTTGATCTGGCATTGACGAAATCATTGGCACTGCCCCACCAGCACACACTCGGCCTCCGAATCGAGGCGTTTAACCTGATGAATCGAACTCATTATGGGGTGCCGGTTCGCGTACTGGAGTCACCCGCGTTTGGAAGTTCGGTCACCGCTTCCGTTCCAGCCCGGACCATACAATTCGCCCTGCGTTATTTGTTTTGA
- a CDS encoding PEGA domain-containing protein yields the protein MPVSGQKERPRVQLKSGKVVGVEPRKAATSGKVMIVSNPPGAAVLIDGRAVGKTTADGSLKKPVVLPAGKHQIEVTKAEYEPWRQEIIITGGETRPVRASLKARFGWLQLNFQDATSEAQIQIDNQPIATSALIRHADRAFRLKVAPGEHQVQVTQPGKTVFTTPVTIEVDQPTVVMVALRSEPAMLLVKSLPGTRVYVNGSNIGVIPTTGWVKTMVPPDIPAHIHLEQDGYEPFQTTLTLSPGEQSSLESPLTLLPTTVEFSDSFQEGLKYWNAPKEWTAGPELVRVQGENTFGTPRNKRFCDSDVVFGLRLVSGKGAAWAVRIQNENNYYLFCVNGPDGRAPNKLQTFLCRNGKLDLNDALIPAQPIIPALKVGEDYRVRLRIQGNRVQHWITSAQTGEESSIGFFEDGLNLFPCGNIGFATPNGEAFLINGFTVRPIQNK from the coding sequence ATGCCTGTGTCTGGACAGAAAGAACGCCCCCGCGTGCAGTTGAAATCAGGCAAAGTGGTTGGCGTGGAACCCCGCAAAGCCGCCACGTCAGGCAAAGTGATGATTGTGTCAAACCCACCGGGGGCAGCCGTACTGATTGATGGCCGTGCGGTTGGGAAAACAACGGCTGATGGCTCACTCAAAAAACCGGTTGTGCTCCCCGCCGGCAAACACCAGATTGAAGTCACAAAGGCTGAATATGAACCCTGGCGGCAGGAAATTATCATCACCGGTGGTGAAACCCGACCCGTCAGAGCCAGCTTGAAAGCCAGATTTGGGTGGTTGCAACTCAATTTTCAGGATGCTACCAGTGAGGCCCAGATTCAGATTGATAACCAGCCCATTGCAACTTCAGCCTTGATTCGGCATGCCGACCGGGCATTCCGTCTCAAAGTCGCACCCGGTGAGCATCAGGTGCAGGTTACCCAGCCTGGAAAAACCGTGTTTACAACTCCGGTGACCATTGAGGTTGACCAGCCAACCGTGGTGATGGTTGCGCTTCGTTCTGAACCGGCAATGCTGCTGGTCAAATCGCTCCCTGGCACGCGGGTGTATGTCAATGGCTCGAATATTGGAGTCATTCCCACCACGGGTTGGGTCAAGACGATGGTTCCCCCAGATATCCCGGCTCACATCCATCTTGAGCAGGATGGGTACGAACCTTTTCAGACGACGCTTACTCTATCTCCCGGCGAACAATCTTCGCTGGAGTCCCCACTAACCCTGTTGCCCACCACGGTTGAATTTTCGGATTCGTTTCAGGAAGGATTAAAATACTGGAATGCCCCGAAAGAATGGACGGCAGGGCCGGAACTGGTGCGGGTTCAGGGGGAAAATACCTTTGGGACACCCCGCAACAAACGGTTCTGTGATTCTGATGTGGTGTTTGGGCTTCGACTGGTAAGCGGGAAGGGGGCTGCCTGGGCAGTCCGGATTCAAAACGAGAACAACTACTATCTGTTTTGTGTGAACGGTCCTGATGGACGCGCTCCAAACAAACTCCAGACGTTTTTGTGCCGCAATGGAAAGCTTGATCTCAACGACGCTTTGATTCCAGCCCAGCCGATTATACCGGCGTTGAAAGTTGGTGAAGATTACCGGGTTCGCCTTCGCATCCAGGGGAATCGAGTCCAGCACTGGATTACCTCGGCGCAAACCGGCGAAGAGAGTTCCATCGGGTTTTTTGAGGACGGGCTGAATTTGTTTCCCTGTGGCAATATCGGGTTTGCCACGCCCAACGGCGAAGCCTTTCTGATCAATGGCTTTACCGTCAGGCCGATTCAAAACAAATAA
- a CDS encoding SUMF1/EgtB/PvdO family nonheme iron enzyme, producing MTPEHWQVIKGIIEQALDYEPAQRNSFLQRVCAQDPSLLTEVKQFLTLDSKLDQFLESFALVNLPPSTLLPADHLPTLYPEPSASFAPNDTFLGKYVILRVLGQGGMGTVYLARHLTLETLFAIKVLKPHLIQSRDAIERFQREARITALIEHPNVVRVFDVGVEENRCYLVMEYLNGESLRQRLNRHKRFSVAQIAMWIDQVYAALQIVHQHGVIHRDLKPDNIFFHRQGDQEVVKILDFGIAKPASFAETMTDPGSICGTPAYMSPEQCTGDKLDEASDLYSLGVILFEMLTGTRPFESEKPLTVMYRHVNLQPPDVRHLVPTIPATVATLIQALLSKSPQKRIAVAHTLVATFQAAAQGHNLLDTTPHPMVETHPNLTDSGRVTLPLQAAFRQPRPLQKWMYAGLAGGILVALGIGVQTWKPGLLSNVAPAVVRHLPVAQPVPTLKKDLGDRFVFISGGEVSIGANPGDCQKLPGCRIEPDELPAHRVELSPFYLCKFEVTNQEYQEFITLTGHPPPPHWPKGTFPPESEDLPVTNVSWLDATAYCSWRSTRDGIPFRLPTEAEWEHAARGPKGTIFTWGDRWQSQWANTNPAPNTYPPLLSILQPPNNTTDCSAFGLYAMAGNVSEWTSSDFVPYPGSPYRPKSKDSQCKVYRGGSYLTPANGARNSLRSWTMPTTRQEDLGFRLAVSAK from the coding sequence TTGACTCCCGAACATTGGCAGGTCATTAAAGGCATTATCGAACAGGCTTTGGATTATGAGCCAGCCCAGCGGAATTCGTTTCTCCAACGGGTCTGTGCGCAGGATCCATCACTTTTGACCGAAGTGAAGCAATTCCTGACGTTGGATTCAAAACTGGATCAGTTTCTTGAGTCGTTTGCGCTGGTCAATCTTCCACCTTCAACTCTGTTGCCAGCCGATCATCTGCCGACGTTATACCCCGAACCCTCGGCCAGCTTTGCCCCAAACGACACATTTCTCGGAAAATATGTGATTCTTCGGGTTCTTGGTCAGGGAGGCATGGGGACCGTGTATCTGGCCCGGCACCTCACGCTTGAGACGTTGTTTGCCATTAAGGTGTTAAAGCCCCACTTGATCCAAAGCCGTGATGCGATTGAGCGATTTCAGCGGGAAGCCCGGATTACCGCCCTCATTGAGCATCCCAATGTGGTGCGGGTATTTGACGTCGGCGTGGAAGAAAACCGCTGTTATCTGGTGATGGAATACCTCAATGGAGAGTCGCTCAGGCAACGGCTGAACCGGCACAAACGGTTTTCCGTCGCCCAGATTGCGATGTGGATTGATCAGGTCTATGCCGCACTCCAGATTGTCCATCAGCATGGTGTGATTCACCGCGATTTAAAGCCTGACAACATTTTCTTTCATCGCCAGGGTGACCAGGAGGTTGTCAAAATCCTCGATTTCGGAATTGCCAAACCTGCCTCGTTTGCTGAAACCATGACCGATCCAGGCTCAATTTGCGGGACTCCGGCCTATATGTCCCCGGAACAGTGCACCGGAGATAAACTGGACGAAGCTTCTGACCTGTATTCGCTCGGCGTGATTTTGTTTGAGATGCTCACTGGTACCCGGCCATTTGAATCTGAAAAACCACTGACGGTGATGTATCGCCACGTTAACCTGCAGCCGCCGGATGTTCGCCACCTCGTTCCGACAATTCCAGCCACGGTCGCCACGCTCATCCAGGCACTGCTTTCCAAATCACCTCAGAAACGGATCGCTGTTGCCCACACTCTGGTGGCTACGTTTCAAGCTGCGGCCCAGGGGCACAATTTGCTGGATACCACACCGCACCCGATGGTTGAAACACACCCAAATTTGACTGATTCCGGGCGGGTGACGCTTCCTTTGCAGGCTGCATTTCGCCAACCACGCCCTCTCCAGAAATGGATGTATGCTGGACTGGCCGGGGGGATCCTTGTGGCTTTGGGAATTGGCGTTCAAACCTGGAAACCGGGTTTGCTATCCAACGTAGCCCCGGCGGTGGTTCGACATCTTCCCGTGGCTCAACCCGTTCCAACTCTGAAAAAAGACCTGGGTGACCGGTTTGTTTTTATTTCAGGTGGGGAAGTCTCGATTGGAGCAAACCCTGGTGATTGTCAGAAGCTTCCAGGCTGTCGGATTGAACCTGATGAATTGCCCGCCCATCGAGTTGAACTATCCCCCTTTTACCTCTGCAAGTTTGAGGTGACCAATCAGGAGTATCAGGAATTTATAACCCTGACCGGTCATCCGCCTCCGCCACACTGGCCAAAAGGAACGTTTCCTCCAGAAAGCGAAGACCTGCCCGTTACCAATGTGAGCTGGCTGGATGCAACTGCCTATTGTTCCTGGCGCTCAACCCGTGACGGAATTCCATTTCGACTTCCAACCGAAGCCGAGTGGGAACATGCGGCCCGCGGTCCCAAAGGTACCATTTTTACCTGGGGTGACCGCTGGCAATCACAGTGGGCCAACACCAATCCGGCCCCAAACACCTATCCTCCGCTGTTATCAATTTTACAGCCGCCAAATAACACGACGGATTGCAGTGCTTTTGGCCTGTATGCGATGGCGGGAAATGTCAGTGAATGGACCAGTTCTGATTTTGTTCCGTACCCAGGCAGTCCATACCGCCCTAAGTCAAAAGATAGTCAGTGCAAAGTGTATCGCGGCGGCAGCTATCTGACGCCGGCCAATGGCGCGCGGAATTCGCTTCGTTCGTGGACCATGCCGACAACCCGGCAGGAGGATCTTGGATTCCGGCTGGCGGTCAGCGCCAAATGA
- a CDS encoding sigma-70 family RNA polymerase sigma factor: MTHTTDPKEITELLLKATKGNREAADQLIDAVYDELRQRARYYLNREFHPDHTLQPTALVHEAYLRLIKQDQVVWQNRTHFFAMASEMMRRILVDYARTQQAEKRGGDAIRLTLDAAMDLAVPQPDINLILLDDALNELSELDPRQTKLVELRYFGGLSVEETAEVMQLSVATVMREWKITKMWLYRKLGAEKTRAEDSQARG, translated from the coding sequence ATGACCCACACCACTGACCCCAAGGAAATTACAGAATTACTGCTCAAAGCAACCAAAGGCAATCGCGAAGCGGCTGATCAATTGATTGATGCCGTGTATGACGAACTCCGTCAACGTGCCAGATACTATCTGAATCGTGAATTTCATCCAGACCATACCCTGCAGCCAACGGCACTTGTCCACGAAGCCTATCTCCGGCTGATCAAACAAGATCAGGTTGTCTGGCAAAACCGAACCCATTTTTTTGCCATGGCGTCTGAGATGATGCGACGCATTCTGGTTGATTATGCCCGCACCCAGCAGGCGGAAAAACGCGGAGGCGACGCCATCCGGCTCACACTGGATGCCGCTATGGATCTGGCAGTCCCCCAGCCTGACATCAACCTGATCTTGCTCGATGATGCCCTCAACGAACTGAGCGAGCTTGATCCACGCCAAACCAAACTGGTCGAACTTCGCTATTTTGGCGGCCTCTCGGTCGAAGAAACGGCTGAAGTCATGCAGCTTTCAGTCGCCACAGTGATGCGCGAATGGAAAATCACCAAAATGTGGTTGTATCGAAAGCTTGGGGCTGAAAAAACCAGGGCTGAAGACTCGCAAGCTCGGGGCTGA
- a CDS encoding GntR family transcriptional regulator has product MSTVQLRIKIDPALALPLWKQVEQGFRTLILDGVLQSESILPGSAELAKQLGINPAATAKAYHNLLAAGLLENRRWGEVTVVDFQQLPLSDHRQLLLREGAREFAVVAYRENCSEAETIACLNEELRMKDEEKRTLIAANDFLRPFEPVNNRTKHHIENPEP; this is encoded by the coding sequence ATGAGCACCGTTCAACTTCGCATCAAGATTGATCCAGCCCTGGCGCTTCCACTGTGGAAACAGGTGGAGCAGGGATTCCGCACCTTGATTTTGGATGGGGTGCTCCAGTCGGAGTCAATCCTTCCAGGTTCGGCAGAACTGGCCAAACAGCTTGGAATCAACCCGGCAGCAACCGCAAAAGCCTATCATAACTTGCTCGCTGCCGGTCTCCTGGAAAATCGGAGGTGGGGCGAAGTGACCGTGGTGGATTTTCAACAACTCCCGCTTTCAGACCATCGCCAGTTGCTGTTACGCGAAGGCGCCCGCGAGTTTGCCGTTGTTGCCTATCGCGAAAATTGCTCAGAAGCCGAAACCATCGCCTGTTTGAATGAAGAATTGAGAATGAAGGATGAAGAAAAACGCACCTTGATTGCGGCCAATGATTTTCTTCGCCCCTTTGAGCCAGTGAACAACCGGACCAAACACCATATCGAAAACCCTGAACCCTGA
- a CDS encoding GntR family transcriptional regulator: MIQTIHIDPTNATPIWKQIEENVRHLVASEILLPGMPMPSVRDLSKELRVNPATVAKAYQRLTDAGVLMVKRGEGTFVSESPPVMPDEKRKDVLRESARRYAAIAATIGATQEEAIDELKNAMAHTRLRQNEPDQEPEDPAWREYGAHRNL; this comes from the coding sequence ATGATTCAAACCATCCACATTGATCCAACCAATGCCACCCCAATCTGGAAGCAGATCGAAGAAAACGTTCGTCATCTGGTCGCTTCCGAAATTTTGCTGCCTGGGATGCCGATGCCATCAGTTCGGGATCTCTCGAAGGAACTGCGGGTGAATCCGGCGACGGTGGCCAAAGCCTATCAGCGGTTGACTGATGCCGGTGTCCTGATGGTCAAACGCGGTGAAGGCACGTTTGTCTCTGAATCACCACCCGTGATGCCAGACGAAAAGCGCAAAGATGTACTGCGCGAGAGTGCCCGGCGCTATGCGGCGATTGCCGCCACGATTGGCGCCACCCAGGAAGAAGCCATTGACGAACTCAAAAACGCCATGGCGCACACCCGCCTCCGCCAAAACGAACCTGATCAGGAACCCGAAGATCCAGCCTGGAGAGAATATGGAGCCCATCGCAACCTTTAA
- a CDS encoding ABC transporter ATP-binding protein: protein MEPIATFKHVTMKYGSKVALNDVSFEIPRGAVYALLGRNGMGKSSAIKCMLGHQKQTQGQISVFGMDSWKQRTRILERVGVVPEEPDAPPDMTPLQLARFCAELYPTWDTAGVEARFARFKIAPKARFKDLSKGQKAQVMMSLALGSQPELMVLDDPTLGLDVVARKEFFEELISELADRGITVLITTHDLAGIEPLADHIGILKDGRLAINDTVENLKARFRRIHCTHQTSLAANGLSDALEPLQLIRTKRFGWGMEAIVAKFDRAVLERFYHSQLTLVPEVVPMTLEEIFAAVVETEEGVAQ, encoded by the coding sequence ATGGAGCCCATCGCAACCTTTAAGCATGTGACCATGAAATATGGGTCCAAAGTCGCCTTGAACGACGTCAGTTTTGAGATCCCACGCGGCGCCGTCTATGCCTTGCTTGGGCGCAACGGCATGGGCAAATCGTCAGCCATTAAATGTATGCTCGGTCATCAAAAGCAAACCCAGGGGCAGATTTCTGTCTTTGGTATGGATAGCTGGAAACAACGCACCCGGATTTTGGAACGGGTCGGCGTCGTTCCTGAAGAGCCGGACGCCCCACCCGATATGACCCCGCTCCAACTGGCCAGGTTTTGTGCCGAACTCTATCCGACCTGGGACACAGCCGGCGTCGAAGCACGCTTTGCCAGATTTAAAATTGCCCCCAAAGCCCGCTTTAAGGATTTGTCCAAGGGCCAAAAAGCGCAGGTGATGATGTCGCTGGCGCTTGGGTCGCAACCGGAATTGATGGTGCTTGACGATCCGACTCTGGGGCTGGATGTGGTCGCCCGCAAGGAGTTTTTTGAAGAACTGATTTCCGAACTGGCTGACCGGGGGATCACGGTGTTGATCACGACCCACGATCTGGCTGGGATTGAACCGCTGGCCGATCACATCGGCATTTTGAAAGACGGGCGGCTGGCCATCAATGACACTGTCGAAAACCTGAAAGCCCGCTTCCGGCGCATTCACTGCACCCACCAGACGTCGCTGGCTGCCAATGGGTTGAGCGATGCGCTCGAACCGCTCCAATTGATTCGAACCAAACGCTTTGGCTGGGGCATGGAAGCCATTGTCGCCAAATTTGACCGTGCTGTGCTCGAACGCTTTTACCATTCCCAACTGACGCTCGTGCCCGAAGTCGTCCCCATGACGCTGGAAGAAATCTTTGCCGCCGTGGTCGAAACCGAAGAAGGAGTTGCCCAATGA